A stretch of Drosophila gunungcola strain Sukarami chromosome 3L unlocalized genomic scaffold, Dgunungcola_SK_2 000002F, whole genome shotgun sequence DNA encodes these proteins:
- the LOC128257609 gene encoding uncharacterized protein LOC128257609 yields MPQGKFKKAKLPAAVQKQKKQKQAAFTRRSNAPIQAKKAKFNETQKIKSVISKSVNKSVESELRSRAHEGYIQLSKAQEAVAKHHASQAKAAAAASTAKSTE; encoded by the exons ATGCCCCAGGGAAAATTCAAGAAGGCAAAGCTGCCTGCAGCTGTTCAGAAACAGAAAAAGCAGAAACAGGCTGCTTTCACCCGGCGTTCTA ATGCCCCCATTCAGGCGAAAAAGGCCAAGTTCAATGAGACCCAGAAGATCAAGTCCGTCATCTCGAAGTCGGTCAACAAAAGCGTGGAGAGCGAACTCCGCTCCCGCGCCCACGAAGGATACATTCAGTTGAGCAAGGCGCAGGAGGCGGTGGCCAAGCACCACGCCTCCCAGGCGAAGGCTGCTGCGGCGGCCAGTACCGCCAAGTCCACGGAATAA
- the LOC128257601 gene encoding 40S ribosomal protein S4, protein MARGPKKHLKRLAAPKAWMLDKLGGVFAPRPSTGPHKLRESLPLLIFLRNRLKYALNGAEVTKIVMQRLVKVDGKVRTDPTYPAGFMDVITLEKTGEFFRLVYDVKGRFTIHRISAEEAKYKLCKVKKNQLGAKGVPFLVTHDGRTIRYPDPLIHANDTVQVDIASGKITDYIKFDSGNLCMITGGRNLGRVGTVVNRERHPGSFDIVHIKDSQGHVFATRLTNVFIIGKGNKPYISLPKGKGVKLSISEERDKRLAAKTH, encoded by the exons ATG GCGCGTGGCCCCAAGAAGCATTTGAAGCGCTTAGCCGCTCCCAAGGCATGGATGTTGGACAAGCTGGGAGGAGTCTTCGCCCCGCGTCCCTCGACCGGCCCACACAAGCTGCGCGAGTCGCTGCCCCTGCTGATCTTCTTGAGAAACCGCTTGAAGTACGCCCTCAACGGTGCCGAGGTCACCAAGATCGTCATGCAGCGATTGGTGAAGGTCGACGGAAAGGTCCGCACCGACCCCACCTACCCCGCTGGCTTCATGG ATGTCATCACCCTCGAAAAGACCGGTGAGTTCTTCCGTCTGGTCTACGACGTGAAGGGACGCTTCACCATCCATCGCATCTCCGCCGAGGAGGCCAAG TACAAGCTGTGCAAGGTCAAGAAGAACCAGCTGGGCGCCAAGGGAGTTCCATTCCTGGTCACACACGACGGCCGCACCATCCGCTACCCGGATCCCCTGATCCACGCCAACGACACCGTGCAGGTGGACATTGCCTCTGGCAAGATCACCGACTACATCAAGTTCGATTCCG GCAACCTCTGCATGATCACCGGAGGCAGGAATTTGGGACGTGTCGGCACCGTTGTCAACCGCGAGCGTCACCCCGGATCCTTCGACATTGTGCACATTAAGGACTCCCAGGGCCATGTGTTCGCCACTCGTTTGACCAACGTGTTCATCATTGGCAAGGGCAACAAGCCCTACATTTCCCTGCCCAAGGGCAAGGGTGTCAAGCTGAGCATCTCGGAGGAGCGCGACAAGCGTCTGGCCGCCAAGACCCACTAA
- the LOC128257603 gene encoding uncharacterized protein LOC128257603 has product MNVLSSAVLAISFIYVFGIHASNLTQYNHSESDILVRKARWLPLIYPRANPTRIQMIVGFGVPVEDLKVESVVTGYVLKAHYYLPYSVKQLRTKDVHKISARRLPQNATIFDKVMQMSEQKLGLDPNILEEDLQAWGSYRWSVYEAFTALAIRMKLNGRVCVLKSICESATAPFDDRNGLLGEVLHILLTPSSSVDPLSEHSDNDYLQAERLGAAGSDCDQVYPRCPTSLLEHFSDVHHLGSEFLSMLG; this is encoded by the exons ATGAACGTTCTCTCATCAGCAGTTTTAgctataagttttatttatgtttttggaaTTCACGCTTCTAATTTAACACAGTATAATCATAGTGAGAGTGATATTTTAGTGCGAAAAGCTAGATGGCTGCCCTTGATTTATCCTAGAGCCAATCCTACTCGAATACAG ATGATCGTAGGCTTTGGTGTACCAGTGGAAGACCTCAAAGTAGAGTCTGTGGTAACGGGTTATGTCTTAAAGGCTCACTATTACTTGCCATACTCCGTCAAGCAGTTAAGGACCAAGGATGTGCATAAAATCTCAGCCCGAAGGCTGCCGCAGAATGCCACAATCTTCGATAAGGTGATGCAGATGTCTGAACAAAAACTGGGCTTGGATCCAAATATCCTGGAGGAGGATCTCCAGGCTTGGGGCAGTTATCGCTGGTCGGTCTACGAGGCTTTTACGGCTTTGGCCATTCGCATGAAGCTAAATGGAAGGGTTTGCGTTCTGAAGAGCATCTGCGAAAGTGCGACGGCTCCCTTCGACGATCGAAATGGTTTGCTGGGCGAAGTGCTTCACATCCTGCTCAC ACCGTCTAGTTCGGTGGATCCGCTGTCGGAACACTCGGACAACGATTACCTGCAGGCCGAGCGATTGGGAGCAGCTGGTAGCGATTGCGATCAGGTGTATCCGAGGTGTCCCACATCCCTGCTGGAGCACTTCAGTGATGTGCATCATCTGGGCAGCGAGTTCCTTAGCATGTTGGGCTGA
- the LOC128257604 gene encoding uncharacterized protein LOC128257604, translating to MKLRIVIIVVTCLLAQGLATLGSLSKHQRSKRAPIPWLIYPTTSPTRVMFIGGIGIPLEDLNYEAVTTGYVLKVEYWLPTEPDELRTPTALPLTQVATPGITGARRQRKPMFENFLVGVDELGKNTRKLLTRTNKVLSSYRWTVYKGLEGLADRLGYQGRICVLKSICEAAEEPFHYTNGLFADLLHILLTPSTSVDKLSEHADNEYYYAEKVGQSGAGCDRVFKECRLSLLQHFSELHHNLDKILF from the exons atgaAACTACGTATAGTAATTATAGTGGTTACTTGCCTGCTCGCCCAGGGGCTGGCCACCCTGGGCAGTCTGTCCAAGCATCAGAGGAGCAAGAGAGCTCCCATTCCCTGGCTTATATACCCCACCACATCACCCACCAGAGTTATG TTCATTGGCGGCATAGGTATTCCGCTGGAGGATCTCAACTATGAGGCGGTTACCACCGGCTATGTCTTGAAGGTGGAGTACTGGCTGCCCACCGAACCGGATGAGCTGAGGACACCCACAGCACTGCCCCTCACCCAAGTGGCCACGCCTGGAATCACTGGAGCCAGAAGGCAGAGGAAACCCATGTTCGAGAACTTCCTTGTGGGAGTGGATGAACTGGGCAAGAACACCAGGAAGCTGCTGACCAGGACCAATAAGGTTTTAAGTAGCTATCGCTGGACAGTCTACAAGGGACTGGAGGGATTGGCCGATCGTCTGGGATACCAGGGCAGGATTTGTGTGCTGAAGAGCATTTGCGAGGCGGCCGAGGAGCCATTTCATTACACAAATGGTCTCTTTGCGGATCTTTTGCACATATTACTAAC ACCCTCCACCTCAGTGGACAAGTTATCAGAACATGCGGATAACGAGTATTACTATGCCGAAAAGGTGGGACAATCAGGGGCTGGTTGTGATCGCGTCTTCAAGGAGTGTCGACTGAGTCTACTGCAACACTTCAGCGAACTCCATCACAATCTGGACAAGATCTTATTctga
- the LOC128257602 gene encoding uncharacterized protein LOC128257602, protein MEYRCLSRSSVKHLTALCVISIALTCANAALWPSYSSDDAPPSRCSGGRGLKYLSGDALTDSLDCLGPNNAPYPSAAVARTFSNWNGNSRRGRQSKLPSTLDPAITTSALLRAYDEVNNEAVGSSRYGRSLKNATPAQQCKSETPARLCKTRYNTTAPMYGVSLTSGQPVTIVQKFPDLLQQVVFEVCESSECDVVRGECTQTYVPYLFLVIPLGPVTLTGQDYVLVESGCVCKPKYSTGAAQEPNMIP, encoded by the exons ATGGAATACCGGTGCTTAAGTAGAAGTTCTGTCAAA CACCTAACGGCTCTCTGCGTCATCAGCATCGCACTCACCTGCGCAAATGCGGCATTGTGGCCAAGTTATAGTAGCGACGATGCGCCCCCCAGTCGCTGcagcggtgggcgtggcctgAAGTACCTATCCGGCGATGCGCTGACGGATTCACTGGACTGCCTGGGGCCCAATAATGCGCCATATCCAAG CGCGGCCGTGGCGCGCACATTCTCCAACTGGAACGGAAACTCGCGACGTGGCCGCCAGAGCAAATTGCCCAGCACACTGGACCCCGCCATAACCACCAGTGCTCTGCTGAGGGCCTACGACGAGGTGAATAACGAGGCCGTCGGAAGCAGTCGCTATG GTCGATCGCTGAAGAACGCCACCCCGGCGCAGCAGTGCAAAAGTGAGACGCCGGCGCGACTCTGTAAAACCCGCTACAACACCACAGCGCCCATGTACGGGGTCAGCCTGACCTCCGGACAGCCGGTGACCATCGTCCAGAAGTTCCCCGATCTCCTCCAGCAGGTGGTCTTCGAAGTGTGCGA ATCTTCTGAGTGCGATGTGGTCCGGGGCGAGTGTACGCAAACCTATGTGCCCTACCTGTTCCTGGTCATTCCCCTCGGCCCGGTGACGCTGACTGGCCAGGATTACGTGCTGGTGGAGAGCGGATGCGTCTGCAAGCCCAAGTACTCGACGGGCGCCGCCCAGGAGCCCAATATGATACCTTAG
- the LOC128257599 gene encoding syntaxin-12, with amino-acid sequence MSQALNNPAGGGGGAGGGGGGGGPHRDYGAMAESTPEVSFAAAGGSSGFSPTEFMSLSEDIGHNITAIHSSTKQLEKQLKLIGTPKELPNLREKVHTINTKCNARVQTTSQDLQRLQAVVRHGDRQQKLQLEKLTREFHGVVEKYSNLQRRISSAMRQTLQQAQQFADQDGEPNARAELLQQQRLEQAHLQQEHDILDERRRQVEQIESDIIDVNQIMTRLSGLVHDQGQQMDFIENSIEQTAANVEDGTSQLEKAARSRQSYRRKILILLVIAVIIGLIVTGVIVAKLNS; translated from the exons ATGTCTCAGGCCTTGAACAACCCAGCAGGAGGAGGGGgtggagcaggaggaggaggcggtggcggtggcccCCATCGGGACTATGGAGCCATGGCGGAGTCCACGCCCGAAGTGAGTTTCGCAGCCGCTGGCGGATCCTCCGGCTTCAGTCCCACGGAATTTATGTCCCTCAGCGAGGACATTGGCCACAACATCACTGCGATCCACAGCAGCACCAAGCAGCTGGAGAAGCAACTCAAGCTGATAGGCACGCCCAAGGAGCTGCCCAATCTGCGGGAGAAAGTGCACACAATCAACACCAAGTGCAATGCCCGGGTGCAGACCACCAGCCAGGATCTGCAGAGGCTGCAGGCTGTCGTGCGGCATGGCGATCGCCAGCAGAAGCTGCAGCTGGAGAAGCTCACAAGGGAGTTCCACGGCGTGGTCGAGAAGTACTCCAATCTGCAGCGTCGCATCTCGTCGGCCATGCGGCAGACCCTTCAGCAGGCCCAGCAGTTTGCCGACCAGGATGGGGAGCCCAACGCCCGCGCCGAGCTGCTTCAGCAGCAGCGTTTGGAGCAGGCACATCTCCAGCAGGAGCACGACATCCTCGACGAGCGGCGGCGACAGGTCGAGCAGATCGAGTCGGACATCATCGATGTCAACCAGATCATGACCCGGCTGAGTGGATTGGTTCATGATCAGGGCCAGCAGATGG ATTTCATTGAGAACAGTATTGAGCAGACGGCCGCCAACGTAGAGGATGGCACCTCGCAGCTGGAAAAGGCGGCCAGGAGTCGCCAGAGCTACCGGCGCAAGATCTTGATACTCCTGGTGATTGCTGTGATAATAGGTTTAATCGTGACTGGCGTTATCGTTGCCAAACTGAAcagttaa
- the LOC128257605 gene encoding uncharacterized protein LOC128257605 isoform X2, whose amino-acid sequence MVAFRWEFYLGVVLVLGLGLAHCFLVFPRQGSFGLLAAVAIPLELGPKNVYMAFNFESNYALPSNDSYNQWIDRWDLDDHFMGVGGNVTPINARQDGGEFPEDEDNEVKRRSVGSPPLFRRHDFYRSVINFLTHYGFNGSACLLRTICEVSESPLDAQNGLVGSLFQILFMGCH is encoded by the exons ATGGTTGCCTTTCGCTGGGAATTTTACTTGGGTGTGGTCTTGGTTTTGGGTCTTGGTCTGGCACACTGCTTTCTGGTCTTTCCACGTCAGGGATCCTTTGGT ttaCTGGCTGCCGTGGCCATTCCTTTGGAACTGGGGCCCAAAAATGTCTACATGGCCTTCAACTTTGAGTCCAACTATGCTTTGCCATCCAATGATTCCTATAATCAGTGGATTGATAGG TGGGACTTGGATGATCACTTTATGGGCGTTGGCGGTAATGTCACACCTATAAATGCCCGTCAGGATGGAGGAGAGTTTCCAGAGGACGAGGACAATGAGGTGAAGCGTCGCTCGGTGGGATCTCCACCTCTCTTTCGACGCCACGACTTCTATCGCAGTGTTATTAACTTCCTGACCCATTATGGATTCAATGGATCTGCCTGCCTGCTGCGAACTATTTGCGAGGTCAGCGAATCGCCTCTGGATGCCCAAAACGGACTGGTTGGCAGCCTGTTTCAGATTCTATTCAT GGGTTGCCACTAA
- the LOC128257605 gene encoding uncharacterized protein LOC128257605 isoform X1 produces MVAFRWEFYLGVVLVLGLGLAHCFLVFPRQGSFGLLAAVAIPLELGPKNVYMAFNFESNYALPSNDSYNQWIDRWDLDDHFMGVGGNVTPINARQDGGEFPEDEDNEVKRRSVGSPPLFRRHDFYRSVINFLTHYGFNGSACLLRTICEVSESPLDAQNGLVGSLFQILFMPTASAAERELQHVDGLYEASDAGTHGPGCSDYVAHCQHSALDLISIVF; encoded by the exons ATGGTTGCCTTTCGCTGGGAATTTTACTTGGGTGTGGTCTTGGTTTTGGGTCTTGGTCTGGCACACTGCTTTCTGGTCTTTCCACGTCAGGGATCCTTTGGT ttaCTGGCTGCCGTGGCCATTCCTTTGGAACTGGGGCCCAAAAATGTCTACATGGCCTTCAACTTTGAGTCCAACTATGCTTTGCCATCCAATGATTCCTATAATCAGTGGATTGATAGG TGGGACTTGGATGATCACTTTATGGGCGTTGGCGGTAATGTCACACCTATAAATGCCCGTCAGGATGGAGGAGAGTTTCCAGAGGACGAGGACAATGAGGTGAAGCGTCGCTCGGTGGGATCTCCACCTCTCTTTCGACGCCACGACTTCTATCGCAGTGTTATTAACTTCCTGACCCATTATGGATTCAATGGATCTGCCTGCCTGCTGCGAACTATTTGCGAGGTCAGCGAATCGCCTCTGGATGCCCAAAACGGACTGGTTGGCAGCCTGTTTCAGATTCTATTCAT GCCGACGGCGAGTGCCGCGGAGCGGGAACTGCAGCACGTGGATGGCCTTTACGAGGCCTCCGATGCGGGCACGCATGGCCCGGGCTGCTCCGATTACGTGGCCCACTGCCAACACAGTGCTCTGGACCTGATAAGCATTGTGTTCTGA
- the LOC128257593 gene encoding serine/arginine repetitive matrix protein 1, whose protein sequence is MMFTGTNQQQDTRFSDKEKKLMKQMKFGDCLNKRVDMSKVKLDVLRPWISKKITDILHIEDDVVVEFVYNQLEEEKYPCPKKMQINMTGFLNGRNARQFMGELWALLLSAQESDSGIPAEFIQQKKDEILKREEEQRQRDRSRSRSRSRSQRASSRRDRQRDRSKSKSRSRSRSVKPANNNGSVPSAAREAAANAAARIRKRGSSSAARPASRERRSSRRPRSRSPQRSRSRASGKKAGSVEPAPAKTVNGRHSADKSPHPAAASKGKSRSRSRSRSPRSRSRSGSPKRSRSRSSSRRSRRRGRSSSISLSPERNQDNFEHRRNKNSVQNKRQYRNNRGDSASSMERGNDRGRQFGGGGGGRRGGRRFSPRGRSPMRQDNGGGGGGNRFQRSNSRRRSRSRRLSRSPMRYSRSPRRNFNNRRRSPMMNFRGGGRGGGRGGGHRQMWQHRGGSPNFRGGGRIHWQARHSPGGGGRGGGGGGMGRFDRRQSPQQNRYNRDHRQSPMQQGQPFRKHFSPHPGPGRRFSSPQQRRNSRDRRPNSRERRSSPGGGHMNRWDNPPPARNRRSSSGSSVEPAGGRQQRQRSPSPPEKRGRSRSRSQSRQRSRSRSSPRRSRKRESPVGRSSVEFTGPPVNTIDLCREEQQRKAKPETIIVLDEAPPVVRTGYASLSRTPSPFLKPHERLAAKAAATAAAPKKSRDQSQSSSSDSSADSDDSEEQPRRKKRQPNVEAAKGKAKEKARRSSESSSSSEQSDDEDNSSGDERLKKKLQLQKEKEKEAAAALKEKEKEREKEKDKDKRRADKKHKRGATSSGDEASTSSRKRSHKKTRRDEGGEAGNGNSDSEDEHLPKKKRKKAKKAVDSSDSDSEASSKRKKHKKHKKHSKKSKKHKKHKRKASGGKSRADSSSQGSSDDEEQPASGAAAKRNGNTGKMPLLLAGASGPGVINEDLEKQLRERALKSMKKLD, encoded by the exons ATGATGTTCACG GGCACCAACCAGCAGCAGGACACCCGGTTCAGCGACAAGGAGAAGAAGCTGATGAAGCAAATGAAGTTCGGCGACTGCCTGAATAAGCGGGTGGACATGTCCAAGGTGAAACTAGACGTACTGCGTCCCTGGATTAGCAAGAAGATCACCGACATCCTGCACATCGAGGATGATGTTGTCGTGGAGTTTGTATACAATCagctggaggaggagaagTACCCGTGCCCGAAGAAGATGCAGATCAACATGACGGGTTTCCTAAACGGCAGGAATGCCCGCCAGTTCATGGGCGAGCTGTGGGCCTTGCTGCTGTCCGCCCAGGAGAGTGATTCGGGGATTCCGGCAGAGTTCATCCAGCAGAAGAAGGACGAGATACTCAAGCgggaggaggagcagcggcagcgggaCAGATCGCGCTCCCGCTCGCGTTCCCGCTCCCAGCGCGCCAGCTCTAGGCGAGATCGGCAGCGTGACCGCTCCAAATCCAAGTCGAGATCACGATCCCGCTCGGTGAAGCCGGCCAACAACAACGGTTCGGTGCCCAGTGCCGCTCGAGAAGCGGCCGCCAATGCTGCGGCCCGAATCCGGAAGCGTGGCTCCTCCTCGGCCGCCCGGCCCGCCTCCAGGGAGCGCCGCTCCAGCCGGCGACCCCGTTCGCGTTCTCCCCAGCGTTCCCGCTCCCGAGCCTCCGGCAAGAAGGCGGGCTCGGTGGAGCCCGCACCCGCCAAGACTGTCAATGGCCGCCATTCGGCGGACAAGTCGCCTCATCCGGCGGCGGCGTCCAAGGGCAAGTCGCGTTCGCGGTCTCGCTCCCGGTCGCCGCGCAGCCGCTCCCGTTCGGGAAGCCCCAAGCGGTCGCGTTCCCGCAGCTCCTCGCGACGCAGTCGCCGGCGTGGACGCTCCAGCAGCATCTCGCTGTCGCCGGAGCGCAATCAGGATAACTTTGAGCATCGACGCAACAAGAACAGTGTGCAGAACAAACGGCAGTATCGCAACAACCGGGGAGATTCGGCCAGTTCCATGGAGCGCGGCAATGATCGGGGCAGACAGTTtggcggcggaggaggcggtCGTCGCGGCGGCAGGCGCTTCTCGCCAAGAGGACGCAGTCCAATGCGGCAGGATAAtggaggcggaggcggtggGAATCGCTTCCAGCGATCCAATTCGCGGCGCCGCTCTAGATCTCGACGACTTTCCCGCTCGCCCATGCGGTACTCTCGTTCTCCAAGACG AAACTTCAACAATCGTCGTCGCTCGCCCATGATGAACTTCAGAGGCGGAGGTCGTGGTGGCGGACGCGGTGGCGGGCATCGCCAGATGTGGCAGCACCGCGGAGGATCGCCCAACTTCCGCGGTGGCGGCCGTATCCACTGGCAGGCCAGGCACAGTCCTGGCGGCGGAGGacgcggtggcggtggcggcggaATGGGACGCTTCGACAGACGCCAGTCGCCGCAGCAGAATCGCTATAATCGCGATCACCGCCAGTCGCCCATGCAGCAGGGTCAGCCCTTCCGCAAGCACTTCTCGCCGCATCCGGGACCGGGACGTCGTTTCTCCTCGCCCCAGCAGCGTCGAAACTCTCGAGATCGCCGTCCCAACTCGAGGGAGAGGCGCAGTTCGCCCGGTGGCGGTCATATGAATCGGTGGGACAATCCGCCACCTGCCAGGAATCGCCGTTCGTCGTCAGGCAGCTCGGTGGAACCGGCAGGTGGACGCCAGCAGCGACAGCGCAGCCCCAGTCCGCCGGAGAAGCGCGGACGCAGCCGCAGTCGCAGCCAGAGTCGCCAGAGAAGCCGCAGTCGCTCTAGTCCGCGGCGAAGTCGCAAGCGGGAGAGCCCAGTTG gACGATCCTCTGTTGAGTTCACTGGCCCGCCAGTAAACACCATCGATCTCTGCCGCGAAGAGCAGCAGCGCAAAGCCAAGCCAGAAACCATCATAGTGTTGGACGAGGCTCCTCCGGTCGTGCGCACTGGCTACGCCAGCCTGTCCCGCACGCCCTCTCCGTTCCTTAAGCCTCACGAGCGGCTCGCAGCCAAGGCGGCGGCGACGGCGGCGGCACCAAAGAAATCCCGCGACCAGAGCCAGAGCAGCAGCTCGGACAGCAGTGCGGACAGTGATGACAGCGAGGAGCAGCCTCGCCGCAAGAAGCGCCAGCCCAATGTGGAGGCGGCCAAGGGCAAGGCGAAGGAAAAGGCGCGACGCAGCTCGGAGAGCTCAAGCAGCAGCGAACAGAGCGACGACGAGGACAACTCGAGCGGGGATGAGCGGCTCAAGAAgaagctgcagctgcagaaggaaaaggagaaggaggcggcggcggcccTCAAGGAGAAGGAAAAGGAGCGGGAAAAGGAGAAGGATAAGGACAAGCGGCGTGCGGACAAGAAGCACAAGCGAGGGGCCACGTCCAGCGGCGACGAGGCGTCCACGAGCAGCCGCAAGCGTAGTCACAAGAAGACGCGACGGGACGAGGGTGGGGAGGCCGGCAACGGGAACAGCGACTCCGAGGACGAGCATTTGCCCAAGAAGAAGCGCAAGAAGGCCAAGAAGGCGGTCGACTCCAGCGACAGCGATTCAGAGGCCTCCTCCAAGCGCAAGAAGCATAAGAAACACAAGAAGCACAGCAAGAAGAGCAAGAAGCATAAGAAGCACAAGCGGAAGGCCAGTGGCGGCAAGTCGCGGGCGGACAGCAGTTCCCAGGGCAGCAGTGACGATGAGGAGCAACCAGCCTCTGGAGCGGCTGCCAAGCGAAACGGTAACACAGGCAAAATGCCGCTACTGCTGGCGGGCGCTTCCGGTCCGGGCGTCATCAACGAGGACCTCGAGAAGCAGCTGCGGGAACGAGCCCTCAAATCCATGAAGAAGCTGGACTGA